The Azospirillum baldaniorum genome contains a region encoding:
- a CDS encoding tetratricopeptide repeat protein, translating to MTDPQPTLNDAIRLLRTNDLGGAEAACRAILATDPHNAQALHLLGVVAAHTGHPDGALDLFAHAIAEDGKDPSFHNSRGSLLFQLGRAAEAEAAFRAGIALNDRLPELHGNLGNALKALGRLEDAEGAFRAALALRGDAPEMHNFLGTTLRELGRLDEAEAAFRAALERAPEYLEARYNLAEALSTRGALEEAEEAFRVVIAAAPRFVPAHVGLAHTLQSLDRANEAVEAIEAARAITPDHPLVQFTRRLIYSNAVPGWHLPMINDFERNDAYEAALKRAVTPDSLVLEIGTGSGIVAMMAARAGARKVVTCEVNPILARIARETVANNGYADRIDVVPKLSTRLSVGEGGDLPEKADVFVSELINIGMLAPRMLSVLQHARTHLVKPGGAIIPRASTVYAMLVETPELARINPVKTIGGFDMSTFDVFRSPGYQQIDLGAETHTPLSAAFTALDFDFTRNMPEEGTREIAVEITAEGTCHGVAFWFDLHMDEEVTYRSESRARTNHWKQAMTYLETPIRVRPGDRLTIVARYDNNQISFGVGG from the coding sequence ATGACCGACCCCCAGCCGACCCTGAACGACGCCATCCGCCTGCTGCGGACGAACGATCTGGGCGGGGCGGAGGCGGCCTGCCGGGCGATCCTGGCGACCGACCCGCACAACGCGCAGGCCCTGCACCTGCTGGGCGTCGTCGCCGCCCACACCGGCCATCCCGACGGCGCGCTCGACCTCTTCGCCCACGCCATCGCCGAGGACGGCAAGGACCCGTCCTTCCACAACAGCCGCGGCAGCCTGCTCTTCCAACTCGGCCGCGCCGCGGAGGCGGAGGCGGCGTTCCGCGCCGGCATCGCCCTCAACGACCGCCTGCCGGAGCTTCACGGCAATCTGGGCAACGCGCTGAAGGCGCTGGGCCGGCTGGAGGACGCCGAGGGCGCCTTCCGCGCTGCCCTGGCCCTGCGCGGCGACGCGCCGGAGATGCACAATTTCCTGGGCACCACCCTGCGCGAGCTGGGCCGGCTGGACGAGGCGGAGGCCGCCTTCCGCGCCGCGCTGGAACGGGCGCCGGAGTATCTGGAGGCCCGCTACAACCTTGCCGAGGCGCTGAGCACGCGCGGCGCCCTGGAGGAGGCCGAGGAGGCCTTCCGCGTGGTGATCGCGGCGGCGCCCCGTTTCGTCCCCGCCCATGTCGGTCTGGCCCACACGCTGCAGAGCCTCGACCGCGCCAACGAGGCGGTGGAGGCCATCGAGGCCGCCCGCGCCATCACGCCGGACCACCCGCTGGTGCAGTTCACCCGCCGGCTGATCTATTCCAACGCCGTCCCCGGCTGGCACCTGCCGATGATCAACGACTTCGAGCGCAACGACGCCTACGAGGCGGCGCTGAAGCGCGCGGTGACACCGGATTCGCTGGTCCTGGAGATCGGCACCGGCTCGGGCATCGTCGCCATGATGGCGGCGCGCGCCGGGGCGCGGAAGGTGGTGACCTGCGAGGTGAACCCGATCCTCGCCCGCATCGCCCGCGAGACCGTCGCCAACAACGGCTACGCCGACCGCATCGACGTGGTGCCGAAGCTGTCCACCCGCCTGTCGGTGGGTGAGGGCGGCGACCTGCCGGAGAAGGCCGACGTCTTCGTGTCGGAACTCATCAACATCGGCATGCTGGCGCCGCGCATGCTGTCGGTCCTGCAGCACGCGCGCACCCATCTGGTGAAACCCGGCGGCGCGATCATCCCGCGCGCCTCGACCGTCTACGCCATGCTGGTGGAGACCCCGGAGCTGGCCCGCATCAACCCGGTGAAGACCATCGGCGGCTTCGACATGTCGACCTTCGACGTGTTCCGCTCCCCCGGCTACCAGCAGATCGACCTCGGCGCCGAAACCCACACGCCGCTGTCGGCCGCCTTCACCGCGCTCGACTTCGACTTCACCCGCAACATGCCCGAGGAGGGCACGCGCGAGATCGCCGTGGAGATCACGGCGGAGGGCACCTGCCACGGCGTGGCCTTCTGGTTCGACCTGCATATGGACGAGGAGGTCACCTACCGCTCCGAAAGCCGGGCGCGGACGAACCACTGGAAGCAGGCGATGACCTATCTGGAGACGCCGATCCGCGTGCGCCCCGGCGATCGGCTGACCATCGTCGCCCGCTACGACAACAACCAGATTTCGTTCGGCGTGGGCGGCTGA
- a CDS encoding Calx-beta domain-containing protein encodes MADTDHTLPIIAISPSGVTNREGNSGITPYLFTVTRSGDASQASTIDWAVASFGSVPGSLIYQLDDGQLNAEDFGGTLPSGTMNFAPGESTKTLTVPIQGDQRVERDEHFKVMLSNPIGATLDTNAFSSIGSILNDDIPFSISMMPLGLASTGIAEGNTGSINFDFYVGRDVALNPKAFSVNWRVVGYGQNPADAADFGGTLPSGTIHFAEGEHNRVISIRVTGDRLPESDEGFRVELSTPVAASGGSATDVAMSVVIETRSALGTIKDDDNGDSSNLLSIMSGGTGRHFRMDPYSGPVTWLKNMHIAEDDGEAMVGSAVADFINARGGDDAVDGGMGDDVLDGGTGSNWLVGGFGNDTFFIDGRGGGTTWSTVTDLEKGEWVTAWGWTEGVSKLTWAEMAGAEGNKGATAHIDLDANGSIDMSLTIAGKSSGAILVMPGQVNGSSYLAFTLA; translated from the coding sequence ATGGCCGATACAGACCATACCCTGCCGATCATCGCGATCTCGCCCAGCGGCGTCACGAACCGCGAGGGCAACAGCGGCATCACGCCCTATCTCTTCACTGTGACGCGCAGCGGGGACGCCAGCCAAGCCTCGACAATCGATTGGGCGGTTGCTTCGTTTGGCTCGGTTCCAGGAAGCCTCATCTACCAACTCGATGACGGCCAACTCAACGCCGAGGATTTTGGGGGAACCTTACCATCGGGAACCATGAACTTTGCCCCCGGAGAATCGACGAAAACCCTCACCGTTCCCATTCAGGGCGATCAGCGTGTGGAACGTGACGAACACTTCAAGGTCATGCTCTCCAATCCGATCGGCGCCACGCTCGATACAAATGCCTTTTCGTCGATCGGAAGCATCCTCAATGATGACATCCCGTTTTCCATTTCCATGATGCCGCTGGGGTTAGCATCAACCGGGATCGCGGAGGGAAATACGGGGAGCATCAATTTCGATTTCTATGTGGGACGCGACGTCGCTCTGAATCCAAAGGCCTTTTCGGTAAATTGGCGAGTCGTCGGTTACGGCCAGAACCCGGCCGACGCCGCCGATTTCGGAGGGACGCTGCCCTCGGGTACGATCCACTTTGCCGAAGGGGAACATAATAGGGTCATCAGCATCCGCGTGACAGGCGACCGGCTGCCCGAATCCGACGAGGGCTTCCGTGTTGAACTCTCGACACCAGTTGCGGCTTCGGGTGGTTCCGCTACGGATGTCGCGATGAGCGTCGTCATAGAGACAAGGTCAGCGCTGGGCACCATCAAGGACGACGACAACGGTGATTCCAGCAATCTCCTCTCGATCATGTCCGGTGGCACTGGCCGCCACTTTCGAATGGACCCCTACTCCGGTCCCGTCACATGGCTGAAGAACATGCACATCGCCGAGGATGACGGTGAAGCGATGGTGGGATCGGCTGTCGCCGACTTCATCAACGCGCGCGGCGGCGACGACGCCGTGGACGGCGGCATGGGGGACGATGTGCTCGATGGCGGCACGGGATCGAACTGGCTGGTCGGTGGCTTCGGCAACGACACCTTCTTCATCGACGGGCGTGGCGGCGGCACCACATGGTCCACCGTGACCGATCTGGAAAAGGGCGAGTGGGTGACCGCCTGGGGTTGGACGGAAGGCGTGTCCAAACTGACCTGGGCGGAGATGGCCGGTGCGGAAGGCAACAAAGGGGCGACGGCCCATATCGATCTGGACGCGAATGGCAGCATCGATATGAGCCTGACCATCGCCGGCAAATCCTCCGGCGCGATCCTGGTGATGCCCGGTCAGGTCAACGGTTCCAGCTATCTCGCCTT